The DNA segment TCTGCAGCCCCCTGCAGGGTAAACCCGCGCTGTTCGATCAGATACTTTAGCCGGAACAGCAGGTGTACATGGGATTCCGTGTACATGCGATGCCCGCTCATGCTGCGTTCCGGACTGAGCCACGGTATCTGCTCTTCCCAGTAGCGAAGCACATGCGGTTTCAGGTCAAGCTGCTCGCAGATTTCGGCAACCGTCCTGCCCTGCATCAGCTCCTCCGCGAATCCCGCAGCTCGATGGTAACCGGGACATCCGTCAATCCGAACTGCTTGCGGATTCTGTTCAGAATATAGCGCTGGTAGCTTTCGGGAAAATCACTGCGGCGGTTCACGAACAGCACAAACTGGATCGGCGCAACCGAAACCTGGGTAATATAACGGACCTTCCAGCGCCTGCCTTTCTTGGTTGGCGGCGGGGTCTGTTCCAGCCATGCCTGCAGGTGCTTGTTCAGTATACCGGTCTCGATCCTGGTATGGAGCTGACTGCGCACTCGCACTGCCAGACGAAGCAGTTTGTCGATCCCGTCGCCCTGAATGGCTGATAGCGGCACAATCGGGGCAAATGCCAGAATCGGAAATACGAAAGAAATCCGATCCTTGATTGCCTCCAGCTGGTTGCTGATCCGTGGCATCAGATCCCACTTGTTCAGCACCAGTACAATCCCGCGACCATGCTTGACGACCTGACCGGCAATCTTCTTGTCCTGATCGCTCAGGCCTTTCTGGGCATCAATCATCAGGAATACCACATCGGCGTCCTGGATAACCCCGATAGCGCGGGTAACACTGTAGTACTCGATATCCTCGGTAATGCGTCGCTTGCGCCTGATGCCGGCGGTATCCAGGATAGTCCAGTCAATACCGTCAAAGCGAAACCTTCCCTCAACGACATCGCGCGTAGTACCGGCAACATCCGAAACGATCGAACGCTCCTCCTGGAGTATCTGATTGACGAGGGTGGACTTCCCGGTATTGGGCTGCCCCAGAATCCCTATCCGCATGGGGGCTTTGGGATCAAAGGAGGTCTCTTCGACCGTCGCCTCCCTGGGAACAAGTTCACCGCGGGATGACAGCAGTTCCCAGACAGCGATCTCCAGATCATCGATGCCCAGGCCATGGGCAGCCGAGATCGGCACCAGATCCGCAAAGCCGAGCTCAAGCAGATTCCAGGCTTCCTGTTCACGCG comes from the Spirochaeta africana DSM 8902 genome and includes:
- the der gene encoding ribosome biogenesis GTPase Der, which codes for MIIEPTPDTQHYPRVAIVGRPNVGKSTLCNRLTRTRRSITDPTPGVTRDPVESLWELRDVPLLLVDTGGVTTLTESLARLISDKAYAEIERADAVVLLLDVEEVSPEDHEIIRRLRPFFDKLILAVNKVDNSAREQEAWNLLELGFADLVPISAAHGLGIDDLEIAVWELLSSRGELVPREATVEETSFDPKAPMRIGILGQPNTGKSTLVNQILQEERSIVSDVAGTTRDVVEGRFRFDGIDWTILDTAGIRRKRRITEDIEYYSVTRAIGVIQDADVVFLMIDAQKGLSDQDKKIAGQVVKHGRGIVLVLNKWDLMPRISNQLEAIKDRISFVFPILAFAPIVPLSAIQGDGIDKLLRLAVRVRSQLHTRIETGILNKHLQAWLEQTPPPTKKGRRWKVRYITQVSVAPIQFVLFVNRRSDFPESYQRYILNRIRKQFGLTDVPVTIELRDSRRS